In the genome of Raphanus sativus cultivar WK10039 chromosome 4, ASM80110v3, whole genome shotgun sequence, one region contains:
- the LOC108850023 gene encoding uncharacterized protein LOC108850023: MRQTEVSRFGRLTFRLNICFDHRKSPKWRRKQMRKRLEAKDENEEEVKKRVEMMKAAAQAWLSRSQNSESNVLEFEEARRKQAFVRGKPSRFKMEEALLSTATKKHPHPSFLVWEYGQSLWDPYEILSVYKKLERALTLEEYNFSADNAIKKKKNRDSRNSLKSLRTSSSSRRFLTNS; the protein is encoded by the coding sequence atgaGACAGACAGAAGTTAGTAGATTCGGAAGGCTGACGTTTCGCCTTAATATTTGCTTCGATCACAGAAAGTCTCCCAAATGGAGAAGAAAACAGATGAGGAAGAGACTAGAGGCTAAAGatgaaaacgaagaagaagtcAAGAAGAGAGTAGAGATGATGAAAGCAGCCGCACAGGCTTGGCTCAGCCGCTCACAGAACTCAGAAAGCAATGTTCTGGAGTTCGAGGAGGCGCGAAGAAAGCAAGCTTTCGTCAGAGGTAAACCTTCACGTTTCAAAATGGAGGAGGCATTGTTGTCTACTGCAACAAAGAAGCATCCTCATCCCTCGTTCTTGGTGTGGGAATACGGACAATCTTTGTGGGATCCGTACGAGATTCTTTCCGTCTATAAGAAACTGGAACGCGCACTCACGTTAGAAGAATATAATTTCTCTGCGGATAATgccatcaagaagaagaagaacagggACAGCAGAAACAGCCTTAAGAGTTTGCGTACTAGTTCGTCTTCGAGGAGATTTTTAACAAACTCATGA